From the Paenibacillus tianjinensis genome, the window ACTTGTCCCGTCCGCAAAACGCAAACTACGTCATCACCACTCAATACGAGTGGGATGGCATCCGGAAAATCTCTATTGCGGAAAGTCTCGATGACATTATGCCGGAAGAGACGTTTGAATTAGTGGACGAACAAGCTGTTCTTTTCTAAATCATGTAAACGAGGAAGTAACCATGCCAACTATTGCAGAAGCCACACAATATTTCAAGGAGGAAAGAGGCTTTGACCGCCTCTTTCCCCTTATATTAAAGCGATACAAAGGTCTTCAAGCGTTAAGCGGAACCGTGAAATTGAAAGATATAGAGCCAAATGAAGTTAACGCCATTGAACGCTTTTTAGCCAAACAGCTTAAAATCGTTAATGGCGTAGCTACTATTTCTGTTGAAAACATTGTTGAGGAATACAGCAAAACGCTGTACGGTCACATCCCTTTCCTTGACCTATTAGAATCTTATTTTGACAAACCGATTTTAACTAACAAAAAGGAAAGAGAAATACTTAGCTCCGTTAAGTTTTCTTTTTTTGAAAACAGCTACCTGCTTTACAAGAGTGCTTTGGGCGATATTATTTACGACCGAATTCAATCGAGGTCCCGCGGTAGCGCGCAGGTGCATTTGTTATATGAGCGAGACAAATCGTTATTAAGTTCCATTTTGCCTGCTGTGTTTTTTGCTATTTCCAAACTTCCTTTGGATGAACCGGTCAGACTTCCGCTGTTCGCGTCTGGAATCAATGGAAATCCTCACTTTCTAGATTTCGATACAGAAGCGGGACGTATTTTTATTTCTTTTCTTCAAATATTATTGGAAAATGATGATGTTAAAAGTTACGAATCGCAACCTAGCGCCGAAGAAATGACTGAGATTTTAAATTTTTTTGGCATTTGGAGAGACGATGTTCTTAACCAAGTGTCGTGTTTCGGAATCCGTGGATATAAGAGTGATGACTCTTCATTTCTTGTGCTGGATGCCGCGACTGAGGAAAAAACATTTATCAACTTACCCCTTCGCGATGTGCTTCGATTAAAGCGAGTTGAAACTTATCGAAATACCGTTTTTATTGTTGAAAATTCCTCTTTGTTTTCTAGTCTTGTTGATTGTTTTATTCAAGAAGATAACTTTCCAAGTATCTTATGCACGCATGGTCAATTGAATCTAGCTTCGCTTAAGTTGCTCGATAAATTGTCTCAAACCGCTGATGTAATTTATTATTCCGGAGACCACGATGTGGACGGTCTTATTATTGCCGAGAACGTCAGTCGCAGGCTTGGACATAAATTAGAATTGTGGCGTTTTGATGCTGAGAGTTATACGAGTAGCCTTTCGGATGTGCCGCTAAGAAACGAATCTCGGTTGCAATTTGTGACCAATGAACATTTACTGCCCTTAAAGCAGCTTTTGCAAGAACTAAACTGCGCAGCGTATCAAGAGCGTTTGTTCCCTGAATACATTAAAGACATTAAAAACGTATTGAGAGTTTATTAAAAACTTTATCAAAGAAAGCCGGTCCACAAAGGATCGGCTGCCTTTTATACAACTAACGGGCAGTTTGATCAACAAGGAGCTTGGGAGGGCGATTCAAAATGAAGTTTTTACATACGATCAAAAAAATACCCGAAGGCTAGTGCCTTCGAGCTGTACTATTTCTTAAAAAAGTTTTCTTCAAAGCGTTTAGCCTTTCCCTGAATTATCGATATTTTCTGAGCCTCATCTCTTTGCTTCTTTTCCTCGCTTTCTTTTTGGAGTTGTAATTTCTTATTTTCGATTTCTTTTTCTAAATCTAATATAGTTTCGGTGATAATCTTGCTCCAACTACCTTCCACATCCCATTTTACAAACGAGGTAGCATTATACTTGAAACCAATTATGTCTTTATTCCAATCAACCTGTAGCCCATGTGGTGCATTATAAACTGTAAGTTCTTCTTTTGTGCTCTTATCGACGAGAGTAATCGTCATAGTCCAGTCTGCCCACTGATGAAGGTAATAATGAACATTTTGATACTCTAATTTAATTGTTCTATCGTTTTCGTAACCAATAGATTCTTTAACAGGGAGACCTATTTCCTCCCCATACTTTAGAACCCTAAGTAAGCTTTTTAGTGGGAGCATCACTTGTTTTGGTTGTTCTATCGGTTTCTTCTTAGAAAAAAACATTCCGTCACCACCCGCCACAATTTGTAATCATTATATGTGGGAAATCTTTCGGATATGCTGTTGCCGCAAAGTCAAGACTGCCTTTGTAAAAAAGGCAGTTTTTTGAACTGTCAGCTTTGCAAATCATTAAGCGGCTCTCATTAAGGTTTGCATTCCCGTCCATTGGCACTAATTAAGTAATTTTTTTAATCTCCAGTAATTGTTCAACTTTGATTACAAGTCCAGCATCTACCAAAACATTAAAAGCCTAAAGTATATATTGCTTCATTAGGATTTAACATAGCCTTTTACAAAAACTTTCGACTAACCTTCTTCCCCTCATACATAAACAAAAGCGGTTTATCATCCACAATCGTCTCGAGGTAAATGGTCTTCCCCCACAACTGATAAACATAAGGCAGAGTCCGCTCAACATATTTCAAATCCAGTTCAACCCCTTCAAACTGATGCAGTAAATAAAGCTCGCCGTTCTGTGAATAATCCCCATCCTTCACAACT encodes:
- a CDS encoding DUF2399 domain-containing protein codes for the protein MPTIAEATQYFKEERGFDRLFPLILKRYKGLQALSGTVKLKDIEPNEVNAIERFLAKQLKIVNGVATISVENIVEEYSKTLYGHIPFLDLLESYFDKPILTNKKEREILSSVKFSFFENSYLLYKSALGDIIYDRIQSRSRGSAQVHLLYERDKSLLSSILPAVFFAISKLPLDEPVRLPLFASGINGNPHFLDFDTEAGRIFISFLQILLENDDVKSYESQPSAEEMTEILNFFGIWRDDVLNQVSCFGIRGYKSDDSSFLVLDAATEEKTFINLPLRDVLRLKRVETYRNTVFIVENSSLFSSLVDCFIQEDNFPSILCTHGQLNLASLKLLDKLSQTADVIYYSGDHDVDGLIIAENVSRRLGHKLELWRFDAESYTSSLSDVPLRNESRLQFVTNEHLLPLKQLLQELNCAAYQERLFPEYIKDIKNVLRVY